One segment of Gemmatimonadaceae bacterium DNA contains the following:
- the polX gene encoding DNA polymerase/3'-5' exonuclease PolX, whose amino-acid sequence MDSRTAAHVLAQIGGLLELHGEDRFKSRAYHIAARAVLGTDADDITPLYKSGELRKLPGVGAATFSVLRELVETGDSSYFERLRENTPEGLLEMLRVPGMGTAKIRLIHEGLGVETVQQLEEAARDGRLARLPRFGPKTAEKILKGIAFLKETGALLLFPHAFAEAQRVLAGVRRHPDVVRAEIAGSVRRRREIIADIDIVAACSADPAAVAASFAHAPGVRSAVGAGQASVSIRYVDGTRVDLRCVEPSAFAVALWRGTGSAAHIDEVVAALERKGLTLAGDELRRNGATLPVIDETELFAAAGLAFIEPELREARGEVGAAASGTLPALVVESDIQGVLHCHSQYSDGGATIAEMAAAARAHGWKYLGISDHSVSAFYAGGLKPDAIRRQHDEIDELNAAAGDFVVLKGIEADILADGRVDYDEHVLAQFDYVIGSVHSRFSMSGPEMTGRVLRALDDPYLTILGHPTGRLLLTREPYQIDMTAVIEKAAERGVVLELNADPHRLDLDWTYCHEAKKRGVRIEIGPDAHSTHGLDNVELGVAIARKGWLEKGDVLNCGSAAEVVAHARRHRGS is encoded by the coding sequence ATGGACTCCCGGACCGCGGCGCACGTACTGGCGCAGATCGGCGGGCTCCTGGAGCTGCACGGTGAGGACAGATTCAAATCGCGCGCGTATCACATCGCCGCGCGCGCCGTGCTCGGAACCGACGCCGACGACATAACCCCGCTGTACAAGTCGGGCGAGCTGCGCAAGCTGCCCGGCGTCGGCGCCGCGACGTTCTCCGTCCTGCGCGAGCTGGTCGAGACGGGCGACTCCTCCTACTTCGAGCGGCTCCGCGAGAACACGCCCGAGGGACTCCTGGAGATGCTGCGCGTCCCCGGGATGGGGACAGCGAAGATCCGGCTGATCCACGAAGGGCTCGGCGTCGAGACGGTGCAGCAGCTCGAGGAGGCGGCGCGCGACGGCCGGCTCGCCAGGCTCCCGCGCTTCGGGCCGAAGACGGCGGAAAAGATTCTCAAGGGGATCGCGTTCCTGAAGGAGACAGGGGCGCTCCTGCTGTTCCCGCACGCGTTCGCCGAGGCCCAGCGCGTGCTCGCCGGCGTCCGGCGGCATCCCGACGTGGTGCGCGCCGAGATCGCGGGCTCCGTGCGGCGGCGCCGGGAAATCATCGCCGACATCGACATCGTCGCCGCGTGCTCGGCCGATCCCGCGGCCGTCGCCGCGTCCTTCGCGCACGCGCCCGGCGTGCGCAGCGCGGTCGGCGCCGGCCAGGCGTCGGTCTCCATCAGGTACGTCGACGGCACGCGGGTGGACCTGCGCTGCGTGGAGCCGTCCGCGTTCGCCGTCGCGCTCTGGCGCGGCACCGGGAGCGCGGCCCACATCGACGAGGTCGTCGCCGCGTTGGAGAGAAAGGGACTCACTCTCGCCGGGGACGAGCTGCGCCGCAACGGCGCCACGCTGCCCGTGATCGACGAGACGGAGCTGTTCGCCGCGGCGGGGCTCGCGTTCATCGAGCCCGAGCTGCGCGAGGCGCGCGGCGAGGTCGGCGCCGCCGCGTCGGGCACGCTGCCGGCACTCGTCGTCGAGAGCGACATCCAGGGAGTGCTGCACTGCCACTCCCAGTACTCCGATGGCGGCGCGACGATAGCCGAGATGGCGGCGGCCGCGCGGGCGCACGGCTGGAAGTACCTGGGAATCTCGGACCACTCCGTGTCGGCCTTCTACGCCGGCGGCCTCAAGCCGGACGCGATCCGGCGGCAGCACGACGAGATCGACGAGCTGAATGCCGCGGCGGGCGACTTCGTGGTGCTCAAGGGAATCGAGGCCGACATTCTCGCCGACGGCCGCGTGGATTACGACGAGCACGTGCTGGCGCAGTTCGACTACGTGATCGGCTCGGTGCATTCGCGTTTTTCCATGAGCGGGCCGGAGATGACCGGGCGCGTGCTGCGCGCGCTGGACGATCCGTACCTCACCATCCTCGGCCACCCCACCGGCCGCCTGCTGCTCACGCGCGAGCCGTACCAGATCGACATGACCGCCGTGATCGAGAAGGCCGCGGAGCGGGGCGTCGTGCTGGAGCTGAACGCCGACCCGCACCGGCTGGACCTCGACTGGACGTACTGCCACGAAGCGAAGAAGCGCGGCGTGCGGATCGAGATCGGCCCGGACGCGCACTCGACCCACGGTCTCGATAACGTCGAGCTCGGCGTCGCCATCGCGCGCAAAGGGTGGCTGGAGAAAGGCGACGTGCTGAACTGCGGCTCGGCGGCGGAAGTCGTCGCCCACGCCCGCCGGCACCGCGGCTCGTGA
- the nth gene encoding endonuclease III, giving the protein MKRAAGAAGAAPPRRRRTAAGLREHTLLTIRRLKKEYPGAHCELDFESPFQLLVATILSAQCTDKRVNMVTPKLFAAYPTPKKMAEAPPEKVEEIIKSTGFFRAKTKSLQGMSAALVEQHGGKVPDSMDELTSLRGVGRKTANVVLGNAFEKAEGIVVDTHVGRVSVRLGLTHETDAVKVEEKLMALVPRRDWTIFSHLLIFHGRRVCVARLPRCGVCVLNDVCPSRRVVTSD; this is encoded by the coding sequence GTGAAGCGCGCCGCTGGCGCCGCTGGCGCCGCTCCTCCGCGGCGCCGCAGGACGGCGGCCGGGCTGCGCGAGCACACGCTCCTGACAATCCGGCGGCTCAAGAAGGAGTATCCCGGCGCGCACTGCGAGCTGGACTTCGAGTCGCCGTTCCAGCTCCTCGTCGCGACGATCCTGAGCGCGCAGTGTACCGACAAGCGCGTCAACATGGTGACGCCGAAGCTGTTCGCGGCCTATCCGACTCCGAAGAAGATGGCGGAGGCGCCCCCGGAGAAGGTCGAGGAGATCATCAAGTCCACCGGGTTTTTCCGCGCAAAGACGAAGAGCCTCCAGGGGATGTCCGCCGCGTTGGTCGAGCAGCACGGCGGCAAGGTGCCGGACAGCATGGACGAGCTGACGTCGCTGCGCGGCGTGGGCCGGAAGACCGCCAACGTCGTGCTGGGGAACGCGTTCGAGAAGGCCGAGGGGATCGTGGTGGACACGCACGTGGGGCGTGTGAGCGTCCGGCTGGGGCTGACCCACGAGACAGATGCGGTGAAGGTCGAGGAGAAGCTGATGGCCCTGGTGCCGCGGCGGGATTGGACGATCTTCTCCCACCTGCTAATCTTTCACGGCCGGCGCGTGTGCGTCGCCCGGCTGCCGCGCTGCGGCGTCTGCGTACTGAACGATGTGTGCCCGTCCAGAAGAGTGGTGACTAGTGACTAG